From Candidatus Alcyoniella australis, one genomic window encodes:
- the hflK gene encoding FtsH protease activity modulator HflK yields the protein MAQSRRLRLLSLLCAAALLLIYLASGLYIVDYNQQGVVRRFGAVTENRVPPGIHYHLPWPVERVDRPNVTDLKQRGIGFEVGQEQVSDIAGVFQRQFLTGDRNWIVVMLVVRYTINDPAAFLLNTFDPHELVRISGEAAVTRRLAAMAVDDALTTDKSIIAAEVMRDIQADMDAYSSGLSISSMQVDQIINPRGVAASFNEVSSAREDRSRLINEADGYANQAMPRARAEANRARSEGETYQQERVNRATGEAERFKLLAAEVGTDRRNAYTRLYYQTMDQIWPRLRKYVIGARDRDGLTITLYEPGLPQPAEPDKTRGSSEGP from the coding sequence GTGGCCCAAAGCCGCCGGCTACGCCTGCTCTCGCTGCTATGCGCGGCCGCGCTGCTGCTGATCTACCTGGCCTCGGGCCTGTACATCGTGGATTACAACCAGCAGGGCGTGGTGCGGCGCTTCGGCGCGGTGACCGAAAACCGCGTGCCGCCGGGCATCCACTACCACCTGCCCTGGCCCGTTGAGCGCGTGGACCGGCCCAACGTCACCGACCTCAAACAGCGCGGCATCGGCTTCGAGGTCGGCCAGGAACAAGTCTCGGACATCGCGGGCGTATTCCAACGCCAGTTCCTCACCGGCGACCGCAACTGGATCGTGGTGATGCTCGTGGTGCGCTACACGATCAACGACCCGGCTGCGTTCCTGCTCAACACCTTTGATCCCCACGAGCTGGTGCGCATCAGCGGCGAGGCCGCGGTCACGCGCCGACTGGCCGCCATGGCCGTAGACGACGCCCTGACCACCGATAAGTCGATCATCGCCGCCGAGGTGATGCGCGACATCCAGGCCGACATGGACGCCTATTCCAGCGGCCTGAGCATCAGCTCGATGCAGGTCGATCAGATCATCAACCCGCGCGGGGTGGCCGCCTCGTTCAACGAGGTCTCCAGCGCCCGCGAGGACCGCAGTCGCCTGATCAACGAGGCCGACGGCTACGCCAACCAGGCCATGCCCCGGGCCCGCGCCGAGGCCAACCGCGCCCGTAGCGAGGGCGAGACCTACCAGCAAGAACGCGTCAACCGCGCCACGGGCGAGGCCGAACGCTTCAAACTGCTCGCCGCTGAGGTCGGAACCGACCGCCGCAACGCCTACACCCGACTTTATTACCAGACCATGGACCAAATCTGGCCTCGCCTGCGCAAATACGTGATCGGCGCCCGCGACCGCGACGGCCTGACCATCACCCT
- the hflC gene encoding protease modulator HflC — MSHDATNSGPDPGPAAATAGAARTWLIVVGLLIICFLLLNNMLFTIDQSELGLLTFLGDPVRVLDKPGLYFKWPDPIQSVHRFDARLMVLDARPAEVLTQDKKPLVYEAYACWRIADPRLFIRTVKDRRTAEVRLSSMLLSEVSDVLGKSELSVLLSVEPDGVQIEQIMQVATERCRSAAREELGVEVVDVGLRRFGFPEGTRASVYRRMRSERQRIAKKYRAEGEEEAEKIKAETDKEVSRILTEAYRDAEQTKGEGDAVAARIYAEAYSSDPELYKLTRTLESYRKFLDEQTVIVLDSDAEVLKLLVSGKVD, encoded by the coding sequence ATGAGCCACGATGCGACAAACAGCGGGCCCGACCCCGGCCCGGCAGCGGCGACCGCGGGGGCTGCCCGGACCTGGCTGATCGTGGTCGGCCTGCTGATCATCTGCTTCCTGCTGTTGAACAACATGCTGTTCACCATCGACCAGTCCGAGCTGGGGCTGCTGACGTTCCTGGGCGACCCGGTGCGCGTGCTGGACAAGCCCGGGCTGTACTTCAAGTGGCCCGACCCGATCCAGTCGGTGCACCGCTTTGACGCGCGGCTGATGGTGCTCGACGCGCGGCCGGCCGAGGTGCTGACCCAAGATAAAAAACCGCTGGTCTACGAGGCCTACGCCTGCTGGCGCATCGCCGATCCGCGACTGTTCATCCGCACGGTCAAGGACCGGCGCACGGCCGAGGTGCGCTTAAGCTCGATGCTGCTCAGCGAGGTCAGCGACGTGCTGGGCAAGTCAGAGCTCTCCGTCCTGCTCTCGGTTGAGCCCGACGGCGTGCAGATCGAGCAGATCATGCAGGTCGCAACCGAGCGCTGCCGATCCGCGGCCCGCGAGGAGCTGGGGGTGGAGGTCGTCGACGTCGGCCTGCGGCGCTTCGGCTTCCCCGAGGGCACGCGCGCCTCGGTCTACCGCCGGATGCGCTCCGAGCGCCAGCGCATTGCCAAAAAGTACCGCGCCGAGGGCGAAGAGGAGGCCGAGAAGATCAAGGCCGAGACCGACAAAGAGGTCAGCCGGATTCTCACCGAGGCCTATCGCGACGCCGAGCAGACCAAGGGCGAGGGCGACGCGGTTGCGGCCCGGATTTACGCCGAGGCCTACAGCTCGGACCCCGAACTGTACAAGCTGACGCGCACCCTGGAGAGCTACCGCAAGTTCCTCGACGAACAGACCGTGATAGTGCTCGATTCCGACGCCGAGGTGCTCAAGCTACTGGTCTCGGGAAAGGTCGACTAA
- the hflK gene encoding FtsH protease activity modulator HflK produces MSTSHPTQQQPQTTDAPRRARVAKVSIAVNLLLVLGEALFGLLVGSMAMVADALHSLSDMVVSAMVLVGVRLGERRPSQAVLIENLVALLISLMILGAALRIGLMIGRPSLQVRGEWLPAAIVATFCFALINWGLARYQARAGRETGSPSLTADSRHTSMDVMTSLAVILALMGQVIGLRLDRPVAALIVVLVAGIGLDVGIGALLGLLTRSKHGAEQHRRYGFLGLVGRKLVGERLWERVAVRRRGLLACTALLVLVLWVLSGLTMVGPDQVGLRLRWGGLQGQPLQPGLHWLAPAPIERVITVEPQRVRQLEVGFRSLPQGPVSTVRLRSNYEWDSLHTAGVYQKKIDEALVLTGDENMLDVNLVVQYSLSDPAAALLGVADIERMVTAAVESALHGEVAGLNFEQALIWERRDVEQAVAARAQCRLTAMGTGLSILAVYLQDVHPPVQVVEDFREVYSALEDKEKAINDAQGYNNEKIARARGDAVRILFDSEGYRASTTMRAGGEASRFTQLAAAIRGQRRLHEYRLTLETLEAALAGRRKVIVPSHLSPGAIDLRMTEPDGQRRTR; encoded by the coding sequence ATGTCAACGAGCCACCCGACGCAACAGCAGCCACAGACTACGGATGCGCCGCGCCGCGCCCGCGTGGCCAAGGTGAGCATCGCGGTGAACTTGCTGCTGGTGCTTGGCGAGGCGCTTTTTGGCCTGCTGGTGGGCAGCATGGCGATGGTCGCCGACGCGCTGCACAGCCTCTCGGACATGGTGGTCTCGGCAATGGTGCTGGTCGGCGTACGGCTGGGCGAGCGTCGTCCAAGCCAAGCGGTGCTGATCGAAAACCTGGTGGCGCTGCTGATCTCGCTGATGATTCTCGGCGCGGCCCTGCGCATCGGCCTGATGATCGGCCGCCCCTCGCTGCAAGTGCGCGGCGAATGGCTGCCCGCAGCGATTGTGGCCACCTTTTGCTTCGCGCTGATCAACTGGGGCTTGGCGCGCTATCAGGCGCGCGCCGGACGCGAGACCGGCTCGCCCTCGCTGACCGCGGACAGCCGCCATACCAGCATGGACGTAATGACCTCGCTGGCCGTGATTTTAGCGCTGATGGGCCAGGTGATCGGACTGCGGCTCGATCGGCCGGTGGCCGCGCTGATCGTGGTGTTGGTCGCGGGCATCGGCCTTGACGTGGGAATCGGTGCGCTGCTGGGCCTGCTGACCCGCTCCAAACACGGGGCTGAGCAGCATCGGCGTTACGGCTTCCTGGGGCTGGTCGGCCGCAAGCTGGTCGGCGAACGCCTCTGGGAACGGGTGGCCGTCCGTCGGCGCGGGCTGCTGGCCTGCACGGCGCTACTGGTGCTCGTGCTGTGGGTGCTCAGCGGACTGACCATGGTCGGCCCGGACCAGGTCGGCCTGCGGCTGCGCTGGGGCGGCCTGCAAGGCCAGCCGCTACAGCCCGGACTGCACTGGCTGGCCCCGGCGCCCATTGAGCGCGTGATCACCGTGGAGCCGCAACGGGTACGCCAACTCGAGGTCGGCTTCCGCAGCCTGCCCCAGGGTCCGGTAAGCACGGTACGCCTGCGCTCGAACTACGAGTGGGATAGCCTGCACACCGCAGGGGTCTACCAAAAGAAGATCGACGAGGCGCTGGTGCTCACCGGCGACGAGAACATGCTCGACGTCAACCTCGTGGTGCAGTACAGCCTCTCCGACCCGGCGGCGGCGCTGCTGGGAGTGGCCGACATCGAGCGGATGGTGACCGCGGCAGTGGAGTCGGCGCTGCACGGCGAGGTCGCCGGACTCAACTTCGAGCAGGCGCTGATCTGGGAACGCCGCGACGTGGAGCAGGCCGTGGCCGCGCGCGCCCAATGCCGTCTGACGGCCATGGGCACCGGCCTGTCGATCCTCGCGGTCTATTTGCAGGACGTGCATCCGCCGGTGCAGGTGGTCGAGGACTTCCGCGAAGTCTACTCGGCCCTCGAGGACAAAGAGAAAGCGATCAACGACGCCCAGGGCTACAACAACGAGAAAATCGCCCGCGCCCGCGGCGATGCGGTGCGCATCCTGTTCGACTCCGAGGGCTACCGCGCCAGCACGACCATGCGCGCTGGGGGCGAGGCCTCGCGCTTCACCCAACTTGCCGCGGCGATCCGCGGACAGCGGCGGCTGCACGAATACCGACTGACCCTCGAGACCCTTGAGGCGGCACTGGCCGGGCGGCGCAAGGTGATCGTGCCCTCGCACCTAAGCCCCGGTGCAATCGATTTGCGCATGACCGAGCCCGATGGCCAGAGGAGGACACGATGA
- the selD gene encoding selenide, water dikinase SelD, protein MAPGALQKILKHLPVPQDARIIVGTAVPDDAAVVRLDDERALVLTTDFFTPIVDDPYLFGRIAAVNALSDVYAMGGEPFAALNLLSIPQGKLPDELVAAILRGGYDAAAEAHCMVLGGHTVDDPEPKYGLAVVGLVHPDRVLTNATARPGDVLVLTKPLGTGLIATAIKAESAQPQQIDALVQSACLLNEQGMRAAIAADVHSLTDVTGFGLLGHLWEMCNASGVAAQIDLASLPQMPGVLELIREGLIPGGTHANLKYVEPGLIRLPGADPDLLMLAADAQTSGGLLAALPPGNAEKMLEGLAQGPFPGWVVGKIIDGEPGAISVK, encoded by the coding sequence CTGGCGCCGGGAGCGCTGCAAAAGATACTGAAGCACCTGCCCGTACCGCAGGACGCGCGGATCATCGTCGGCACGGCCGTGCCTGACGACGCCGCGGTGGTGCGCCTCGATGACGAGCGCGCCCTGGTGCTGACCACCGACTTCTTCACGCCGATCGTCGATGACCCCTACCTGTTCGGCCGCATTGCCGCGGTCAACGCGCTCTCCGACGTCTACGCCATGGGCGGCGAACCGTTCGCCGCGCTGAACCTGCTGTCGATTCCCCAAGGCAAGCTGCCCGACGAGCTGGTCGCGGCGATTTTACGCGGCGGGTACGACGCCGCAGCCGAGGCGCACTGCATGGTGCTCGGCGGCCACACCGTGGACGATCCCGAACCCAAGTACGGCCTGGCCGTGGTCGGCCTGGTGCACCCCGATCGCGTGCTGACCAACGCCACGGCGCGTCCCGGCGACGTGCTGGTATTAACTAAACCCCTGGGAACCGGGTTGATCGCCACGGCAATCAAGGCCGAGTCCGCGCAGCCGCAACAGATCGACGCGCTGGTGCAATCCGCCTGCCTGCTCAACGAGCAAGGGATGCGCGCGGCGATCGCCGCGGACGTGCACTCGCTGACCGACGTCACGGGCTTCGGCCTGCTGGGCCACCTGTGGGAGATGTGCAACGCCTCGGGCGTGGCCGCGCAAATCGATCTCGCGTCCCTGCCGCAAATGCCCGGCGTGCTCGAGCTCATCCGCGAGGGGCTGATCCCCGGCGGCACCCACGCCAACCTTAAGTACGTCGAACCCGGCCTGATCCGTCTGCCCGGAGCCGACCCGGACCTGCTGATGCTGGCGGCCGACGCCCAGACCTCGGGCGGACTGCTGGCCGCACTGCCGCCGGGCAACGCCGAAAAGATGCTCGAAGGGCTCGCGCAAGGGCCGTTCCCCGGCTGGGTTGTCGGCAAAATCATTGACGGCGAACCTGGAGCCATCAGCGTTAAATAG
- a CDS encoding acetate--CoA ligase family protein: MTARAAEPLDNLFNPQRLAVIGVSPRKTNLARGIVENLLTMGFTGEIYPVGRSGGVVFGMKIYRNVSDVPAPLDAAAILTPAHTLPDILEQCGRHGVKFAYVQSAGFSEYGRKGALLADRAAQIAQDYGMRFVGPNGIGVINMDNGLCVPFPTMPQMFKGHVSVLSQSGGVGISYIQEFLKEHVGMAKFASLGNKLDVDEVDLLPVLLRDEQTHTICVYLEGFSRGREFFLEMRKARKPIIVHKSNIGRAAQKIAASHTSAMVSDDAVVDAAIKQAGALRCDEINQMIDAAKALSLPAMKGNRLAIISRSGGHAIIAADHCEKFGFELPPFPREVIANAEEKLRAKVIKLDNPMDLGDLYDLDAYKHILADVVSRPQFDAICFLFTYISRYDPRIPEEMISFLAELNRKHNKPVAMGLISWHSEARRLKEMFDFPIFTTPEEAVRALAISRDNHVNLQQRCGAYRVPKIKGRDLERVDAIRESTRGQASLNRQALEVLEAYAIPAIRGKLATSVGGAVKAAREIGLPVALKVESPDVTHKSDCGGVLLDLRTVAEVREGWDKMMAAINTAYPRAQIRGALVQKYADQGLELILGFKQDNDFGPIVMLGWGGIYTEVLGDTVLRVAPFDRAEARSMVEQLRGSKILHGTRGRGPSDLAALEQTLVKLSILAAEQPWISEMDINPLRVYPKGKGVLAVDARIIPVA, translated from the coding sequence ATGACTGCACGCGCAGCCGAGCCCCTGGACAACCTTTTCAATCCCCAACGCCTGGCAGTGATCGGCGTCAGTCCGCGCAAGACCAACCTGGCCCGCGGCATCGTCGAAAACCTGCTGACCATGGGCTTCACCGGCGAGATCTATCCGGTCGGGCGCTCGGGCGGCGTGGTGTTCGGAATGAAGATCTACCGCAACGTGTCCGACGTTCCGGCACCGCTGGACGCGGCCGCGATCCTCACCCCGGCGCATACGCTACCCGACATCCTCGAACAGTGCGGCCGCCACGGCGTCAAGTTCGCCTACGTGCAGTCGGCGGGATTCTCCGAGTACGGCCGCAAGGGCGCGCTGCTCGCCGATCGCGCGGCCCAGATCGCGCAGGACTACGGCATGCGCTTTGTCGGGCCCAACGGCATCGGCGTGATCAACATGGACAACGGCCTGTGCGTGCCCTTCCCGACCATGCCGCAGATGTTCAAAGGGCACGTCTCGGTGCTCTCGCAGTCCGGCGGCGTGGGCATTTCCTACATCCAGGAGTTTCTCAAAGAGCACGTGGGCATGGCCAAGTTCGCCTCGCTGGGCAACAAGCTCGACGTCGACGAGGTCGACCTGCTGCCGGTGCTGCTGCGCGACGAGCAGACGCATACGATCTGCGTCTACCTCGAGGGCTTCAGCCGCGGCCGCGAGTTCTTCCTCGAAATGCGCAAGGCCCGCAAGCCGATCATCGTGCACAAGTCGAACATCGGCCGGGCCGCGCAGAAGATCGCGGCCAGCCACACCAGCGCGATGGTCAGCGACGACGCGGTGGTCGACGCGGCGATCAAGCAGGCCGGCGCCCTGCGCTGCGACGAGATCAACCAGATGATCGACGCGGCCAAGGCGCTCTCGCTGCCGGCAATGAAGGGCAACCGGCTGGCGATCATCAGCCGCTCGGGCGGCCACGCGATTATAGCCGCAGACCACTGCGAAAAGTTCGGCTTCGAGCTGCCGCCGTTCCCGCGCGAAGTGATCGCCAACGCCGAGGAGAAGCTGCGCGCTAAGGTAATCAAGCTGGACAACCCGATGGACCTGGGCGACCTGTACGACCTGGATGCCTACAAGCACATCCTGGCCGACGTGGTCTCGCGTCCGCAGTTCGACGCGATCTGCTTCCTGTTCACTTACATCAGCCGCTACGACCCGCGCATCCCCGAGGAGATGATCAGCTTCCTGGCCGAGCTCAACCGCAAGCACAACAAGCCGGTGGCCATGGGACTGATCTCCTGGCACTCCGAGGCGCGGCGGCTCAAGGAGATGTTCGACTTCCCGATCTTCACCACGCCCGAGGAGGCGGTGCGCGCCCTGGCGATCAGCCGCGACAACCACGTCAATCTGCAGCAGCGCTGCGGCGCGTACCGCGTGCCCAAGATCAAGGGGCGCGACCTTGAGCGCGTGGACGCGATCCGCGAGTCCACGCGCGGCCAGGCATCGCTGAACCGCCAGGCGTTGGAGGTGCTCGAGGCCTACGCCATCCCGGCGATCCGCGGCAAGCTGGCCACGTCCGTGGGAGGCGCGGTCAAGGCCGCGCGCGAGATCGGCCTGCCCGTGGCGCTTAAGGTCGAGAGCCCGGACGTGACCCACAAGAGCGATTGCGGCGGCGTGCTGCTCGACCTGCGCACCGTGGCCGAGGTGCGCGAGGGCTGGGACAAAATGATGGCTGCGATCAACACGGCCTACCCCCGAGCCCAAATCCGCGGCGCGCTGGTGCAAAAATACGCGGACCAGGGCCTGGAGCTGATCCTGGGATTCAAGCAGGATAACGACTTCGGTCCGATCGTGATGCTCGGCTGGGGCGGGATTTACACCGAGGTGCTCGGCGACACGGTGCTGCGCGTGGCGCCTTTCGACCGCGCCGAGGCGCGCAGTATGGTCGAGCAACTGCGCGGCTCCAAGATCCTCCACGGCACGCGCGGCCGCGGCCCGTCCGACCTGGCCGCCCTGGAGCAGACGCTGGTCAAGCTCTCGATACTGGCCGCGGAGCAGCCCTGGATCAGCGAGATGGACATCAACCCGTTGCGGGTGTATCCCAAGGGCAAGGGGGTGCTGGCGGTAGACGCCAGGATCATCCCCGTCGCATAG
- a CDS encoding Ig-like domain-containing protein produces MYQRGLICILLIVSLALFAACSEKDDDAGLETSKIDNFTLLAAYPYQGMQQVPVHARVHLAFSAPIDPATVEGQVSFVRLLERGGTESVDHKLTLHRSSVELTPLVPLRGNQSYRVRLRNGVRDFQGRAPLMDGKIQQIVFQTKPDRPDSSAFPTVAYTNPAQDEVLDISTFRIAFSEPIVAQSVIYGQSVHLRVAGEDAKADDDDDDDQQDEGPADEPGELVAARVFVQGNLVVIDPLDDLNPKLPYELTIEADPFEYPDADDDESSKADDDDDDDDDDVAVAAIHDLNGAGLQQAFVWSFYPQSTEPRRRLITDAWPSAADGDLHEALDPEDMPLSPLTGRPANTMIADSKLLGESVLYVGGALFSELGETGDFSQIPLTIRAGEKLITSSMSAMLGGKIPAGLVTGPLTIEMLSDVSGYLRDSRDYVGNTEVLPALTLVMDISLTAEDPTANSNMTQQILGVELVGVSYVREDGEMVLELMGYSELKLAGESIPTTISLYQIPYPGTPQRKADRTPPQALSSLPQQSSKLVPVESPVIVFFNEALDPTTIEFVKLYNADEEQVPCAVSVDGAKVALRPIEPLEPSSAYGVFAEPGLCDLAGNALTERWGTTFSTNAAAWSYWPPKLGTMDVPNEYGSTYPCNLWPTVFFTQVMNRETMYYGDTVLLYDIDAGTLVNATSVVDWRKLVIIPDEPLTPGRRYRLQLSEEIRSYGSAQLDTDNDLEPGGEDYRLDFTAVEPTADVELFLHADPISDTDGNGFFDDTETPTPENQIEILSALIVWPSYVSGEMVSFVRGLAYDRDGEPYLDISLSSGIVLYATSTSMGLTMDDDDKSPGDPGPVGMGPITIDVFQTGMAPVVEADDGLPQMNISMMTYFTVRNGILNALLEHELALEQTGRMFFNDDGRMEVLISGQSDISMLGGLLVLPSDVKMRAVSPPPL; encoded by the coding sequence ATGTATCAGCGCGGATTGATCTGCATCTTGCTGATTGTGTCTTTGGCCCTGTTCGCCGCCTGCTCCGAAAAGGACGACGACGCCGGGCTCGAGACTTCAAAGATCGACAACTTCACCCTGCTCGCGGCCTACCCCTATCAGGGGATGCAGCAGGTGCCGGTGCATGCCCGGGTGCACCTGGCGTTCTCCGCGCCGATCGACCCGGCGACCGTCGAGGGGCAGGTGAGCTTTGTGCGGCTGCTCGAGCGCGGCGGCACCGAGTCCGTGGACCACAAGCTGACCCTACACCGCAGCTCGGTGGAACTGACTCCGCTGGTCCCCCTGCGCGGCAACCAGAGCTACCGCGTGCGACTGCGCAACGGCGTGCGCGACTTCCAGGGACGCGCGCCGCTGATGGACGGTAAGATCCAGCAGATCGTGTTCCAGACCAAGCCCGACCGGCCCGACTCCAGCGCCTTCCCCACTGTCGCCTACACCAACCCGGCCCAGGACGAGGTGCTGGACATCTCGACCTTCCGCATTGCGTTTTCCGAGCCCATCGTTGCCCAAAGCGTGATCTACGGCCAAAGCGTGCATCTGCGCGTGGCCGGCGAAGACGCCAAGGCCGACGATGATGATGACGACGACCAACAGGACGAGGGTCCGGCGGACGAGCCCGGCGAGCTGGTGGCAGCGCGGGTCTTTGTGCAGGGCAACCTGGTGGTGATCGATCCGCTCGACGACCTCAACCCGAAGCTGCCCTACGAGCTGACCATCGAGGCCGACCCCTTCGAGTACCCGGACGCCGACGACGATGAATCATCCAAGGCCGACGACGATGATGACGACGACGATGACGATGTGGCCGTTGCCGCGATCCACGATCTGAACGGCGCGGGGTTGCAGCAGGCGTTCGTCTGGAGCTTCTACCCGCAAAGCACTGAGCCGCGACGCCGGCTGATCACCGACGCCTGGCCCTCGGCCGCGGACGGCGACCTGCACGAGGCCCTCGACCCGGAAGACATGCCGCTGAGCCCGCTGACCGGCCGTCCGGCGAACACGATGATCGCCGACAGCAAACTGCTGGGCGAGTCCGTGTTGTACGTGGGCGGCGCGCTGTTCAGCGAGCTGGGCGAGACCGGCGACTTCTCGCAGATTCCGCTGACGATCCGCGCCGGCGAAAAACTGATCACCAGCAGCATGAGCGCGATGCTCGGCGGCAAGATTCCCGCCGGGCTGGTCACCGGCCCGCTGACCATCGAGATGCTCAGCGACGTGTCGGGCTATTTGCGCGACAGCCGCGACTATGTTGGCAACACCGAGGTGCTTCCCGCGCTGACCCTGGTGATGGACATCTCGCTCACGGCCGAGGATCCGACCGCCAACTCGAACATGACCCAGCAGATCCTGGGGGTCGAACTGGTGGGCGTGAGCTACGTGCGCGAGGACGGCGAGATGGTGCTCGAGCTGATGGGCTACTCCGAGCTCAAGCTGGCCGGCGAGTCGATCCCGACCACGATCTCGCTCTACCAGATTCCCTACCCCGGCACGCCGCAGCGCAAGGCCGACCGCACGCCGCCGCAGGCGCTCTCGAGCCTGCCGCAGCAGTCGTCCAAGCTGGTGCCGGTCGAGTCGCCGGTGATCGTCTTTTTCAACGAGGCGCTCGACCCGACGACCATCGAGTTCGTCAAGCTCTACAACGCGGACGAAGAGCAGGTGCCCTGCGCGGTGAGCGTGGACGGCGCCAAGGTCGCGCTGCGGCCGATCGAGCCGCTTGAGCCCTCCTCCGCCTACGGCGTGTTCGCCGAACCCGGACTTTGCGACTTGGCGGGCAACGCCCTGACCGAGCGTTGGGGCACGACGTTCTCGACCAACGCGGCCGCCTGGTCGTACTGGCCGCCCAAGCTGGGGACCATGGACGTGCCCAACGAGTACGGCTCGACCTACCCGTGCAACCTGTGGCCCACGGTGTTCTTCACCCAGGTGATGAACCGCGAAACGATGTACTACGGCGACACCGTACTGCTCTACGACATCGACGCGGGCACCCTGGTGAACGCCACCAGCGTGGTCGACTGGCGCAAGCTGGTGATCATCCCCGACGAGCCGCTGACCCCCGGGCGGCGCTACCGCCTGCAGCTCAGCGAGGAAATCCGTTCCTACGGCAGCGCGCAGCTCGACACGGACAACGACCTGGAGCCCGGCGGCGAGGACTACCGCCTGGACTTCACCGCGGTCGAGCCCACGGCCGACGTCGAGCTGTTTTTACACGCCGACCCGATCTCCGACACCGACGGCAACGGCTTCTTCGACGACACCGAAACGCCCACGCCCGAGAATCAAATTGAGATCCTCTCCGCCTTGATCGTCTGGCCCAGCTACGTCAGCGGCGAGATGGTCTCGTTCGTCAGGGGGCTGGCCTACGACCGCGACGGCGAGCCGTACCTGGACATCTCGCTCTCCAGCGGCATCGTGCTCTACGCCACCTCCACCTCAATGGGCCTGACGATGGACGACGACGACAAGTCGCCGGGCGATCCCGGGCCCGTGGGCATGGGTCCGATCACCATCGACGTTTTCCAGACCGGTATGGCCCCGGTGGTCGAGGCCGACGACGGTCTGCCGCAGATGAACATCTCGATGATGACCTACTTCACGGTGCGCAACGGAATCCTCAACGCGCTACTCGAGCACGAGCTGGCCCTGGAGCAAACCGGCCGGATGTTCTTCAACGACGACGGCCGAATGGAGGTGCTGATCAGCGGACAGTCCGACATCAGCATGCTCGGCGGACTGCTGGTGCTGCCCTCGGATGTAAAGATGCGGGCTGTCTCGCCGCCGCCGCTATGA
- a CDS encoding outer membrane protein transport protein, producing MRIRICLLICAAALFVMATSAVAGLSYVPNTYGLSARGVGMANALTAVTDDVGAVFFNPASLAIPKSSRVGLGYIYGAPFLSSEGPGGKMEFDSSNEVVTVGMSLDMHKLFTSGRGLGFGLGLTIDENGKAFIRFEDRRSDDGQFLRYGSTSAAIVAGAGIEVIPMLNLGAGIILQLHGGTALAVNTDLGGNATNESMSLGSDTYPTPIVSALVRLEPINIGLTWRAENFGEMGPITADTLATVGGSPLATLPLKLSYRDAFIPMQVALGVAYDISPELLLAFDFTWHQWSRFVDIVEEKDDARRDSQFDFRDTFVPRLGIEWNISEAHTLRAGYFYDMTPVDGIGTYRPYEDMPNVLGFVIVDNDKHAASLGYGFSWIDVPKLNQPIKVDLAYQFHYLVPRTTKTSDGYKFQSEGTVHTGALTFSFGF from the coding sequence GTGAGAATTCGGATTTGCTTGCTGATCTGTGCGGCGGCTTTGTTCGTCATGGCCACTTCGGCCGTGGCCGGGCTGAGTTACGTTCCCAACACCTACGGCCTCTCGGCGCGCGGTGTGGGCATGGCCAACGCGTTGACCGCGGTGACCGACGACGTGGGGGCGGTGTTCTTCAACCCGGCCAGCCTGGCGATCCCCAAAAGCAGCCGCGTGGGACTGGGCTACATCTACGGCGCTCCGTTCCTGAGCAGCGAGGGTCCGGGCGGCAAGATGGAGTTCGACTCGTCCAACGAGGTCGTCACCGTGGGGATGAGCCTGGACATGCACAAGCTGTTCACCAGCGGCCGCGGCCTGGGCTTCGGCCTGGGACTGACCATCGACGAGAACGGCAAGGCGTTCATCCGCTTTGAGGATCGGCGCTCGGACGACGGCCAGTTTCTGCGTTACGGCTCGACCAGCGCGGCGATCGTCGCCGGCGCGGGGATCGAGGTGATCCCGATGCTCAACCTGGGCGCGGGAATTATATTGCAACTTCACGGCGGCACGGCCTTGGCGGTCAACACCGACCTGGGCGGCAACGCCACCAACGAATCGATGAGCCTGGGCTCCGACACCTACCCCACGCCGATCGTCTCGGCGCTGGTGCGGCTGGAGCCGATCAACATCGGGCTGACCTGGCGCGCGGAGAACTTCGGCGAGATGGGACCGATCACCGCCGACACCCTGGCCACGGTGGGCGGCTCGCCGCTGGCGACCCTGCCGCTCAAGCTGAGCTACCGCGACGCGTTCATCCCGATGCAGGTCGCCCTGGGCGTGGCCTACGACATCTCCCCGGAGCTGCTGCTGGCCTTTGACTTCACCTGGCACCAGTGGTCGCGTTTTGTCGACATCGTCGAGGAGAAGGACGACGCCCGGCGCGATTCGCAGTTCGACTTCCGCGACACATTCGTGCCGCGCCTAGGGATCGAGTGGAACATCAGCGAGGCCCACACCCTGCGCGCGGGCTACTTCTACGACATGACCCCAGTGGACGGCATCGGCACCTACCGGCCCTACGAGGACATGCCCAACGTGTTGGGCTTCGTGATCGTGGACAACGACAAGCACGCCGCCTCCCTGGGATACGGCTTCAGTTGGATCGACGTTCCCAAGCTCAATCAGCCGATCAAGGTCGACCTGGCCTACCAGTTCCACTACCTGGTTCCGCGGACCACCAAGACCTCGGACGGCTACAAATTCCAGAGCGAGGGCACAGTCCACACCGGCGCACTGACCTTCTCCTTCGGCTTCTAG